A DNA window from Phragmites australis chromosome 11, lpPhrAust1.1, whole genome shotgun sequence contains the following coding sequences:
- the LOC133884163 gene encoding leucine-rich repeat receptor-like serine/threonine-protein kinase At2g14510: MNVPCNMQPTTKSDVYTFGVVLFELFTGRPAILRDPEPTGVTRWARQHMARGNIEGVVDPRMHGDYDVDSVWKAAEIALKCTEQASTQRPAMTDVVAQLQECLELEEGRTGGYENTSFYTGSGSGSSSNDPNLGYNAYASDGQSIDVS; this comes from the coding sequence ATGAATGTACCATGCAACATGCAGCCAACGACCAAGAGCGATGTGTACACCTTCGGCGTCGTGTTGTTCGAGCTGTTCACGGGGAGGCCGGCCATCCTACGGGATCCGGAGCCCACAGGCGTTACCCGGTGGGCGCGGCAACACATGGCGCGGGGCAACATCGAGGGCGTCGTGGACCCGCGCATGCACGGCGACTACGACGTCGATAGCGTGTGGAAGGCTGCGGAGATCGCCCTCAAGTGCACTGAGCAGGCCTCGACACAGCGGCCCGCAATGACCGACGTGGTGGCGCAGCTGCAGGAGTGCCTCGAGCTAGAGGAGGGCCGCACCGGCGGTTACGAAAACACCAGCTTCTACACCGGCAGcggcagtggcagcagcagcaacgacCCCAACTTGGGTTACAACGCGTACGCCTCTGATGGCCAGTCCATTGACGTGAGCTAG